The Fusarium oxysporum f. sp. lycopersici 4287 chromosome 1, whole genome shotgun sequence DNA segment TCCTGGAGGCTCTGATCCACCACCAGTTCACTGAGCTCGTTATTCCTGCCATTGGCGACAAGGCTGGCGCCGCAGTTACCGATCTTCTCGACAACAAGCTGCAGCCTCATCTTACTTCTACCGTGCAGAAGGAGATCCAGGGCTCTCTTCCTCATGCTCTCAACCGATCCCTACGCTCTGGCGATTTCATCAAGGCTATCTCCGACCGCGTTGGAAACTCGGTTGCTACGAGCGTGCAGCAGGAAGTTCTGGCGACATTGACTCAGCGACTCACCCCGACTTTCACTAACATTGCAACTCAGGCGTCGCAGCGTGTCGCAGGCGAGCTTCACCAGCAATATCATGACCAGTTTGAGTACATGAAGGCCCAGCATGCTTCCGATACCGCCAAGATTGACCAGCTCTTGTCTCACGTCACTCGTCTATCGGAGATGGTCACAACCATGTCTGCCTCTCAGGCGGCGCTCCAGGCCGACTTCCTCAAGTTCAAACAGCAGCCTGTCCATGAACTTCCCGGAATCCCCCAGAACGTCGGCCACGGTCAGAACATTCCCCATCACGGCTATGCCAGCTCCAACCAGCACCATCCCCAGGCCAGCCACGCTGGTAGCTACCACCCAAGTCAAGCTCCTAGCCAGGCCGCCAGCCAGGCCCAGCAGTATATGGGTAGCCCCCAGTACCTCCGTGGCTCTCAACAAGTGAACAGCCCTCAAGCGTCGCAACAGGCTTCCGATTATGTCGCTCCTGCCTCCAGCGTCAGTGCTCTTGCTGGTGCCTACGCCAGCCAGCGTAACCAGACAGAGCCTGAGGCTGATCACGACTTGATGCAGCGCATCAGAATTGTTGAGCAGGCCATCCAGGAGGGCCGTTACCAGGACGCCATGATCCAGTGGATCCAGAGTGGACGTGAGGAAGAGATCTTCCGCCGTTGCCTCAGTCGCTTCCCTCCTGCCAAGTTCGAGAATCTTCCACCCTTAATGTTGCTTGTTGTTATTGCCACAATCTCCAAGGATCTGAAGCCCAACGCTCGTCTCAAGGAGGAAGTCGAATGGATTGAAATGGCTCTCCGAGCCTTTGCTGAAAACCTTCCTGCCTTTGTAAGTCCGCACTGTATCATGAATGATGAGCCTCAACTAACGTATTACAGGAATGGGAACAACAGGGTGCTCGCGATGTGATCAAGAGTACGACTCAGACCATGCAGCTCCTAATTGGACGTATCCAGCCCCTCATCGGCGGCATCCAAGATGGCTTCCCCACGGATCCTTTCCTGGCCAACCTCGAGAGACCCAAGCTTGAATGGATTATTCGAACATCCGAGCATGTGCTTGACACGTTCGGTGCCCCTCGACGCTACGAGTAATTGAGGGCTGTTTGTGTACAGCATAGAATTGTGGAGGAATGTGGTAGCCGATAACCATTCGGCAATCAACCTTTCGACTTGTCTAACGAAGTGGTCTGCGGAAACGTAGACCTTTGACGTGGGCTAGAAGTTGCAACAGCAACGGTGTACATGACGCTGGGAAGGGAGCATTTCGGAAGCATTCACGCTTTGTGAATACGACAAAAAAGACATAAGATACTTGTGCATTATCAGGAAGTTACAGATGTTTACGGCCTCGGGTCATGGTAATGTTTTTGCCGGCCTGGATTTGGGATCATGTTGCGGGCGTGCGAAACCTTTTAATGTGCATTGGAGGTAATCGGCTACTTTTGGTGCTTTGACTcgtttttttcttctctttcttcacTTTTACTTTAGTTCATTTCAAATCATTTCACTTCTTATTTGGGATGGAAATGCTATGATACCCCGGAGAAAGGGGGGGAGGGACAGGATGGTGCGATGGCGGAGGAATGACGAAATGGGGGAGAGGATAAGGAAGACgatgtcttgttcttcttcctccttggtctAGTTTTGATAATTTAATGTTTGAGTTGATACGGATACTGTCATGATTTGTGTCTAATTGAGTGAGATTTGACTTGATCGACTGTGTTTACTGGATCTCATGATGTATCGAGGCGGTTTCGGCGTGAGCCTATCAATGGCAAAGCAGATATATATGATCGAGACACTTGTCAATATACAATCTCTGTTTCTGACGCAGCCATATGGAGAAGTATGATCACTACATCGACATTAATCGATGAACGAGAACGAGAACGAAGAACGAAGAATGACTAGCAATCCCTAATATGGACGGATAGAGGTGATGATCCTTGTGGACACCGGAACCTACGGATATTAATAGTGATGGCAAGCTGCATGCTCTCGCCTCTCGGCAGACAACTGGCGCCGTCAATTAAGCCTTTAAGGTCAGACAAGCTTTTTTAAACGTGTATCGGATCAGCCCTAGAAAAAGGGGTAACTCGGCGCCGGATCCGTGGTTCGATGTGATGCTACAGGTACAAGGCATCTGATCCTAGCTGCCACTTGGCTCACTTGTACTCCGTACCATGGTCgaaataatactaagctaCATGGGATCTATGCTTACCGGTAGACTTGAGAAAGTTTCCGTTGAATAGTGGTGAGCCTCACTGTCTATATCTTGGAGAATAgcatgttggtgatgagatcatAGCCCTCCATGCGTGTTAGTCGTGCCATATCAGATCATACCAAGCTCCCAATCTCCATCTACCGAGGTTTCCAACCACAACCCCCCAATTTCTTTGACTCCGATCAGAGGAAGTGAAGCTCCGGTCCAAAACCTCCGCGCATTCCGGATTTCGGACACGGAAAGCGTTGAGAATCTCGGGGTGGTAGTCAAGGCCGAACCGCCGGAATTTATCTCAAACGGAGAAGATTCGACAACAACCCAAAAAGGAAATCATTTCGATCATAATGGTATATACTTGACGTCAAAAATAGGAAATTGTAGGGGAGAGAAAAcaagcttttttttttcacaATGTCTATTCAACGATAATTGCAATATCACTGCGGCAGACAATTTGTCTTTTTAAACCAATTACTTATCGCCATGTTGGGTTCTCAGCCGCAGGTGTAACCCTTCTgtgtgttgatgaagatgatcgCGTGCACATTCACACTTGGCAACACGTCACGCTGGGAGAAACGTGCCGCTGTAGTCACTCAACGGCTAAGATTGGTGACTGAATACATCAAGCTTCGAGAGGTAATATACAGGGAATAGGATACAGTTATGTTGGTTAAGCTTATTGCACTGTACTCTATGTAACCCTTTTATTGGGCATGGATGCTGAGGTGAGCTTATGTGTCGAGGTCTCAGCCACTGCAACACGTTGACAAGACGTGTCTATGAGATTATTGTAAGGCTTGAAGTATTGATATTGACTTTCTGGTCGAATTAGATGTGGTAAAGTCCGACGGCATCCGCGGAGGCGTGAGGACTTAGACGATAGTATCCACAGATTCACAAGACAGGGGGTTCTTCATCGGATGTTTTATTTTACTGTGAGAGCAGGGATATCTCATGCATGTGAGGTCTTGAGACGTCCATAGAATACAGAACCTTGAACCCTCAAATGGTCAAGCGCCGGGTGTGATTAGAGTAGGATCGGTATTCCTGTTCCTATTCTCCGATGGCAGTGACATGCAATATTGCTGTGTTGTGCTGTGTCTTGTGCTTTGTTCCCTGTTTGGTACTCCCCCAATAAGTTTCCTTGTTCGTGCAACTTGTCTATCCTTGGCTTGCAGATTTGattcttttattatctacctaccttataTCTAGGACTTTACTTTATCTTTGTTTCTGTCACTTGTCCTTAAATCCTTCGtcccttctttctttccctGTTTTGGATAGATTCTCGACGAACAGTTTATATCACCCTCTTTTATAGACATGATATTTGTTTGTCCTTATCATATATAATTGGGTTTaatatcttctttttttctttggATTCTGTTACTCTTGTTCGTTGCAATCATGGTTGTAGCTTCAAAGAACGTGGTCGAACCAGTGTGTAAGTCAACGTCACGCCCTAAGCTTCATCTCACTGACAGCTTCAAGTCATCGTCCTCGCTTTCACTGTAGGATGTCTTATAAACAGACGACGAGATACTCAAGTCACGTACAACGAATCACTGGACGATGTTGAAGGCCAACGATACGTCGACTCGCCTCCTTTGAAGCCCACTCTCCTCCAACAGATCGAACGTCCAGCTCGCAAGGCTCCAaacatcttcttcattctgTTATCTCGCTTCTTCAATGCGTTTCCGTTCTTGATAGAGATTTGGTACTGGAACTTGACATATTGGTATGTTCATTATGGTGTTAACTAGTAGATATATGCTGATGGTTGCAGGATCTACCAGGGCCTTCGAGCCGTATCAGCCAGAGCAATCGCAGGCAACGAGCCAATCTTCAGCCGCGCCCGAGACCACGCCATTCAAATACTCACTCTAGAATCCTTCTTCGGCCTCGATATCGAACAATGCTTCCAATCATACATAATGAACCAACAGCCATGGCTCATGCCCATCCTCGCAAAGATATACTACTCCCACATCAGCATtggcatcctcttcctcatctaCATCTACACATATCTCCCATCACCAACCTTTCAACGCATCCGTCGTACAATCGCCGTCGATAACGCTATTGCTTTCGTCATTGTAACGTTCTGGCGCTGCTCTCCTCCACGATTACTACCGCAGGAATATGGCTTCGTTGATGTTCTGCATAGTAAAGCTGGAGGTGCTAATGTCTGGAACAATAATCGGTTTCAGTTGACTATTGCTGCGATGCCGAGTTTGCACTTTGGAACATCACTTTTCTTCGCAGTTTGTATGTGTCGATTCTCTCCGCATCGACTTATGCGCATCCTCGCTCCTCTTTGGCCGACCGCTATGCTTATTACTATTGTCGCTACTGCGAACCACTTTCTCACGGATGCATTTATCGGGGCTCTGGTTCCGTTGCTTGGGTGTCGCATCAACCgtgttgttcttgttcttaaTCCGATTCAGGATTATATCTTTGCGCCGTTGATCAACAGGCTGGACCTGATCGATTCCGATGTGCGAGTTGTTCCAAAGACTTTGTAATTACCATATAGAACAAAAGCACTTGCTTGTATATGCACGAATCAGGAGAATCAGGAGCTGGGTTTGTACATTACAAGGAGGGTCCTCACTTCTGGGTTCATGGGGGCTTCATCAGGGCAATACAATGATAATTATAATGAAACCTTAACACAGGCCTTTAACCACAACGCTTGATCGTGTGTATGCCTTCGGGTTTAAACTACACCCATGGATCATCTTGGTGTTACACCAGACGATAACCAAGGCCAAAGACATACGAACACGATATCAGCGTGACGTAACACAAATGACACTCACTCTTATATCAGCATCTATTCATCTCATAACCCGTGTAGATCTATCTGTTCTATTCCTTCTTCGAAACCCTCACAACAACCTTTCCAAAATGCTGTCCACTGCTCAAAAACTCCAACGCCTTATTCGCCTCCTCAAACCCAAACACCTTGCTCACAACAGGGTGAATAGAATGCTTCTCATAAAACGCCACCATCTCCTCAAACCGATCCTTCGGCCCGTTCAAAATCCCCTTGAGCGTGACATTCCTTCTGAGAGCGAGGACATTCACACCAACCTTTCCGCCAGTGtcctgctcttcttccttgccgGAGAGATAGCCGACACAGTTGATCAGTCCGCCAAACGCAACAGAGTCAAACGACTTGCGCAGGGTTCGTGCACCGCCTGTCTCGAAGATGATGTCCGCGCCGTGGTTCTGCGTCGCCTTCATAACGGGCTCTTGCCACTCCCAGTGCGTGCGGTAGTTGATACCCGTGTCAGCGCCGAGATCCTTCTTCGCGCGGTCGAGCTTATCGTCGGATGAAGAAGTGATGATGACGTTTAACCCAGCTGCTTTGGCGATCTGCAGCCCCGCAATCGCTACGCCACCCGTGCCCTGAAGAAGAACAgtttccttcttcttgcttccatcagcAGGTTGGCCAAGCGGTCGCATGCCGTTGATGCACATCCAAGCTGTTACAGCTGCGATGGGGAGACACGCTGCTTCTTCGTCGGAGAGATAATCGGGGACGGGGACGAGAGTATCAGCTGAGAAGCAGCGATATTCTGTTAGTACGCCTGGAAGAGGGAGACCAAGACCGGAGGCCATGTCTTTCTCGGTGACTTGGCCTGTGAGATGGGTCTGGTTAAAGATGGACATGACGCGAGAGCCGACTTTGAGTTTTGGCGACGAGCTCTGGATGACGGTGCCGCACATATCGGAGCAAGGCACGAGAGCGTCTGTGTCTTGAATAGAGGCATGGTGGTTGTAATCACCGTTGATAACTTCCAACAGTCAGTATCACCTCCTTTTTCCATATCATAGAACAACATGCCTTCAGTATCACGATAATTCAACCCAACAGCAAGAACCTTAACCAAAACCTCTCCCTCCTTCGGCTTGGGAACTTCACCCTCCCCAAAAGCGAGCTTATCAAGGCCATCCTGGCCCGTGGTCCACTGTCTATTCTTCTCAGGCGCCGGCATATTTTCGTCCTTGGATTTCCCAAACGGTAGGTATGAAGAGATAAAGctcgccatgatgaagaaaaaagaacaagagagGATATAAATACGATGGACAAAAGACGTCAACTATCAGTCAATGCTCTCTTACAAGTGGAGATGACGTCGCTTTTGGTGGATGAGGTTTCAAAGTGGTCGCCCTATCAGAGGAAAGGACTAGATCGTTTCAGGTATCAACGCCCGTCATGTAGAAATGTCTTAATAATCAGGTCTTGTTGATGCTCGGCGAAACGTTATGAGTTGCATCATACGAGTTGACTTTTTCGATAAGCATTGAGTaagagttgaagatgagcaGATACTcttaaagctataaatatgTGGGTCTTGATGATGCGTTGCTGAGAGGTAACTCTCATCATGCACTGTTAAAACAATGGGTGATATACACGCAGCAAAACATCTATTCAAACAGCCAAAGCACAGCCCATCACTACTTAATCAGTACACTTATTCGCAAGGCATATCTCATCTCTCTTTGGCTCTCTCTGCTCGTTCTCTTATTCGTGTTTACAActtcctcaacttctccatTCAGTGATAGCCAAATAGCCCACACGCACATCCCATCCCAACACCCATCTCTAACTCTCCTTGAGTCACCGCGACCAGGCAGATCAAGAATTAATCAAGTGAGATCAGAATAATACCACTCCCATCCATCCGTACATaaatagaataaataaaaaaggataaacaGAAACTGTAACAGAACCATGAACCAAGACAATTCAACTGTAATGCAGATAACCAGATATTGTaacttttttcttttccttccaaCGGGGCCGGGCCTTCGACTCAAAGAACACCCATATCGCACTCGTCCATCGGCCCCTTTCAGTGCCCCTTGGTCCAAAAGCCGGACTCGGGCGTCTCCAAATGtgtcgtcttcatcgtcgcGGTCATGCCAGGAACAGCGCCTAGACAGAAATTATTTGATTTGGTGGGTATAGTAGTAGGTTGTAAGTCGCCGAGGCAACCCCTCCCATTGCTGACGCTGAACAGcctgatgaggagaagccGGTATAGCTGTCTAGACGTAACGTCGTAAAAGCGTCATAATCGTCaagtggtggtggtgatagTGGTCGTAGGTCTTGTCGGGGTACGTGCTGAGGGTATTCCAGGTTATGCGTGCATGCGTGCTGCCAAGTGCTTCTGTAGTTTGTGACCTTGTACATCTTTGGTTGCCCAGTT contains these protein-coding regions:
- a CDS encoding alcohol dehydrogenase translates to MASFISSYLPFGKSKDENMPAPEKNRQWTTGQDGLDKLAFGEGEVPKPKEGEVLVKVLAVGLNYRDTEVINGDYNHHASIQDTDALVPCSDMCGTVIQSSSPKLKVGSRVMSIFNQTHLTGQVTEKDMASGLGLPLPGVLTEYRCFSADTLVPVPDYLSDEEAACLPIAAVTAWMCINGMRPLGQPADGSKKKETVLLQGTGGVAIAGLQIAKAAGLNVIITSSSDDKLDRAKKDLGADTGINYRTHWEWQEPVMKATQNHGADIIFETGGARTLRKSFDSVAFGGLINCVGYLSGKEEEQDTGGKVGVNVLALRRNVTLKGILNGPKDRFEEMVAFYEKHSIHPVVSKVFGFEEANKALEFLSSGQHFGKVVVRVSKKE